A genomic region of Micromonospora sp. NBRC 110009 contains the following coding sequences:
- the der gene encoding ribosome biogenesis GTPase Der encodes MSEDFGGWVELREPELETGEPTGPQPVVAVVGRPNVGKSTLVNRIIGRRQAVVEDIPGVTRDRVPYDAQWNGRAFTVVDTGGWEPDAKDRAAAIAAQAEAAVVTADVVLFVVDAMVGSTDVDEAAVKMLRRSAKPVILVANKADNATIEMEATALWSLGLGEPFPVSALHGRGSGDLLDAIMEALPEAPKIVENRPRGPRRVALVGRPNVGKSSLLNRFSGEERAVVDAVAGTTVDPVDSLVEIGGETWQLVDTAGLRKRVGKASGTEYYASLRTASAIEAAEVAVVLLDASEVISEQDQRILSMVVEAGRALVIAFNKWDLMDSERRYYLDKEIDRELRRIPWAIRLNLSAMTGRAVDKLAPALRKALASWETRIPTAQLNQWLTALVQATPHPVRGGRAPRILFATQAGVAPPRFVLFTTGPLDAGYQRFVERKLREEFGFEGTPIDISVRARKKLGPGGRGKAHG; translated from the coding sequence ATGAGCGAGGACTTCGGAGGCTGGGTCGAGCTGCGCGAGCCGGAGCTCGAGACCGGTGAGCCGACCGGCCCGCAGCCGGTGGTGGCCGTGGTCGGCCGTCCCAACGTGGGCAAGTCCACGCTGGTCAACCGGATCATCGGCCGCCGGCAGGCGGTCGTCGAGGACATCCCCGGGGTGACCCGGGACCGGGTACCGTACGACGCGCAGTGGAACGGCCGGGCGTTCACCGTGGTGGACACCGGCGGCTGGGAGCCGGACGCCAAGGACCGGGCCGCGGCCATCGCCGCCCAGGCCGAGGCGGCCGTCGTCACCGCCGACGTGGTGCTCTTCGTGGTCGACGCCATGGTCGGCTCGACCGATGTGGACGAGGCCGCGGTGAAGATGCTGCGGCGCAGCGCCAAGCCGGTGATCCTGGTGGCGAACAAGGCCGACAACGCAACCATCGAGATGGAGGCGACCGCGCTCTGGTCGCTCGGCCTCGGTGAGCCGTTCCCGGTCTCCGCGCTGCACGGCCGCGGCTCCGGCGACCTGCTCGACGCCATCATGGAGGCGCTGCCCGAGGCGCCGAAGATCGTGGAGAACCGCCCGCGCGGCCCGCGCCGCGTCGCCCTGGTCGGTCGCCCCAACGTCGGCAAGTCCAGCCTGCTCAACCGCTTCTCAGGCGAGGAGCGGGCGGTGGTCGACGCGGTCGCCGGCACCACCGTCGACCCGGTGGACAGCCTGGTGGAGATCGGCGGGGAGACCTGGCAGCTGGTCGACACCGCCGGCCTGCGCAAGCGGGTCGGCAAGGCCAGCGGCACCGAGTACTACGCCAGCCTGCGCACCGCCTCCGCGATCGAGGCGGCCGAGGTGGCGGTGGTGCTGCTCGACGCCAGCGAGGTGATCAGCGAGCAGGACCAGCGGATCCTCTCCATGGTCGTGGAGGCGGGCCGGGCCTTGGTCATCGCCTTCAACAAGTGGGACCTGATGGACAGCGAGCGCCGGTACTACCTGGACAAGGAGATCGACCGGGAGCTGCGCCGCATCCCCTGGGCGATCCGGCTGAACCTGTCCGCGATGACCGGCCGTGCGGTCGACAAGCTCGCCCCGGCGCTGCGCAAGGCCCTAGCGAGCTGGGAGACCCGCATCCCCACCGCGCAGCTCAACCAGTGGCTCACCGCCCTGGTCCAGGCCACCCCGCACCCGGTGCGCGGTGGCCGGGCGCCGCGCATCCTGTTCGCCACCCAGGCCGGGGTGGCCCCGCCGCGCTTCGTGCTGTTCACCACCGGGCCGCTGGACGCCGGCTACCAGCGCTTCGTCGAGCGCAAGCTCCGCGAGGAGTTCGGCTTCGAGGGCACCCCGATCGACATCTCGGTACGCGCCCGCAAGAAGCTCGGCCCCGGCGGCCGCGGCAAGGCCCACGGCTGA
- a CDS encoding HD domain-containing protein has product MAESSRLPELPNTPAGTAALSVATRYCSPALLNHSIRSYLWGVMYARAHGIGFDDELYYVSALLHDAGLTEPFDSHSLPFEEAGGDLAWVFGVAAGWPEARAARVEHIIVTHMRADVSAAEDVESHLLQVATAWDVAGRRPEEFSEASRKSVLDRYPRLDFATEFLASFEDQAKRKPSGAAAQAIETGGRLRILAHPLDAWSSRL; this is encoded by the coding sequence ATGGCCGAGTCTTCCAGATTGCCGGAACTTCCCAACACGCCTGCAGGGACGGCGGCGCTGTCCGTGGCCACCCGTTACTGCTCGCCTGCGCTGCTCAACCACTCCATCCGGTCCTACCTGTGGGGGGTGATGTACGCCCGTGCACATGGAATTGGCTTCGACGACGAGCTGTACTACGTCTCGGCCCTCCTGCACGATGCCGGGCTCACCGAGCCGTTCGACAGTCATTCGCTTCCGTTCGAGGAGGCCGGCGGGGACCTCGCGTGGGTATTCGGAGTCGCCGCCGGCTGGCCCGAGGCCCGCGCGGCCCGCGTGGAACACATCATCGTCACCCACATGCGCGCCGACGTGTCCGCCGCCGAGGACGTCGAGTCCCACCTGCTGCAGGTCGCGACGGCCTGGGACGTGGCAGGACGACGTCCTGAGGAATTCTCCGAGGCCAGCAGGAAAAGCGTGCTCGACCGGTACCCCCGACTCGACTTCGCCACGGAGTTCCTGGCCTCGTTTGAGGACCAGGCGAAACGCAAGCCGTCCGGTGCGGCAGCACAGGCAATCGAAACCGGCGGACGCCTCCGGATCCTCGCGCACCCGCTCGACGCCTGGTCGTCCCGGCTCTGA
- the cmk gene encoding (d)CMP kinase: MEENVPAGRCVVAVDGPSGSGKSTVSRRLAVSLGAHYLDTGAMYRALTWAVLRSGVDLTDTESVAKVAGEVDLRIGTDPQGYGVTADGVDVAKAIRGPEVTGAVSAVAAVGAVRELLVARQRQVIAEAGRIVVEGRDIGSVVAPDADLKVYLTASEAARAQRRSAEDAADVAATAADLARRDKLDSTRKVNPLQQAADAVVLDTTELGIDEVVARLRALLTEQGVA; encoded by the coding sequence GTGGAGGAAAACGTACCGGCCGGGCGCTGCGTGGTCGCTGTGGACGGGCCGTCCGGTTCGGGTAAGTCCACCGTGTCGCGGCGGCTCGCGGTCAGCCTTGGCGCCCACTACCTCGACACAGGCGCCATGTACCGGGCGCTCACCTGGGCGGTGCTGCGCTCCGGCGTCGACCTGACCGACACCGAGTCGGTGGCCAAGGTCGCCGGCGAGGTCGACCTGCGCATCGGCACCGACCCCCAGGGGTACGGCGTGACCGCCGACGGCGTCGACGTGGCCAAGGCGATCCGCGGTCCCGAGGTGACCGGCGCGGTCTCCGCGGTGGCCGCTGTGGGCGCCGTCCGCGAGCTGCTGGTAGCCCGCCAGCGGCAGGTGATCGCCGAGGCCGGCCGGATCGTGGTCGAGGGCCGCGACATCGGCTCGGTGGTGGCGCCCGACGCGGACCTGAAGGTCTACCTGACCGCCTCCGAGGCGGCCCGCGCCCAGCGGCGCAGCGCCGAGGACGCCGCCGACGTCGCGGCGACCGCCGCCGACCTGGCCCGCCGGGACAAGCTCGACTCGACCCGCAAGGTCAACCCGCTCCAGCAGGCCGCCGACGCGGTCGTGCTGGACACCACCGAGCTGGGCATCGACGAGGTCGTCGCCCGGCTGCGTGCGCTGCTCACCGAGCAGGGTGTGGCATGA
- a CDS encoding site-specific tyrosine recombinase XerD produces the protein MTTDTAGAGAEPAPALRRAVRGYLDHLTVERGLSANTLASYRRDLDRYLATLAAAGVSDLAAVGAAEVEGHLARLRAGDAAHPPLAVSSAARAASAVRGLHRFALREGMAGADPARDVRPPTPARRLPRALPVDAVIRLLEAAGPVTATGDAAPRTLRDRALLEFLYGTGARISEAVGAAVDDLDLADGAVLLRGKGGRTRLVPMGGYAVEAVRAWLVRGRPALLAAGRGTPAVFVNARGGALSRQGAWAILRGAAARAGLPVDGPDAVSPHTLRHSFATHLLDGGADVRVVQELLGHASVTTTQVYTLVTVERLREVYATAHPRARG, from the coding sequence CTGACCACCGACACGGCAGGGGCCGGCGCGGAACCCGCGCCGGCCCTGCGCCGTGCGGTCCGGGGCTACCTGGACCACCTCACCGTCGAACGTGGGCTCTCCGCCAACACCCTCGCCTCGTACCGCCGGGACCTGGACCGCTACCTGGCCACCCTGGCCGCCGCCGGGGTGAGCGACCTGGCCGCCGTCGGGGCCGCCGAGGTCGAGGGCCACCTGGCCCGGCTGCGCGCCGGCGACGCCGCGCACCCGCCGCTCGCCGTCTCCTCCGCCGCCCGCGCCGCCAGCGCCGTCCGCGGCCTGCACCGCTTCGCGCTGCGCGAGGGGATGGCCGGGGCCGATCCCGCCCGCGACGTCCGGCCGCCCACCCCGGCGCGCCGGCTGCCCCGGGCGCTGCCGGTCGATGCCGTGATCCGGCTGCTGGAGGCCGCCGGCCCGGTCACCGCCACCGGCGACGCGGCGCCCCGCACACTGCGCGACCGGGCGCTGCTGGAGTTCCTGTACGGCACCGGCGCGCGCATCTCCGAGGCGGTCGGCGCCGCCGTGGACGACCTGGACCTGGCCGACGGGGCCGTGCTGCTGCGCGGCAAGGGCGGCCGCACCCGGCTGGTCCCGATGGGCGGGTACGCCGTCGAGGCGGTGCGCGCCTGGCTGGTCCGGGGCCGCCCGGCCCTGCTCGCCGCCGGCCGGGGCACCCCGGCGGTCTTCGTCAACGCCCGGGGCGGCGCGCTGAGCCGGCAGGGCGCCTGGGCGATCCTGCGCGGCGCGGCCGCCCGGGCCGGCCTGCCGGTGGACGGACCCGACGCCGTCTCCCCGCACACGCTGCGGCACTCCTTCGCCACCCACCTGCTCGACGGCGGTGCCGACGTCCGGGTGGTGCAGGAACTGCTCGGCCACGCGTCGGTGACCACCACCCAGGTGTACACGTTGGTCACCGTGGAACGGCTGCGTGAGGTCTACGCGACCGCCCACCCGCGGGCCCGCGGCTGA
- a CDS encoding TM2 domain-containing protein → MTTPPYQQYPQGVSDKSKTIAGILGILLGSFGAGRFYMGDTKTGVLQLVVSIVTCGLGGIWGLIDGILILVNGGVDGQGRPLRD, encoded by the coding sequence ATGACCACTCCTCCGTACCAGCAGTACCCGCAGGGCGTTTCGGACAAGAGCAAGACCATCGCGGGTATCCTCGGCATCCTGCTCGGCAGCTTCGGCGCCGGGCGTTTCTACATGGGCGACACCAAGACCGGCGTGCTCCAGCTCGTGGTGAGCATCGTGACCTGCGGTCTCGGCGGCATCTGGGGCCTCATCGACGGCATCCTGATCCTGGTCAACGGCGGCGTCGACGGCCAGGGCCGCCCGCTGCGCGACTGA
- a CDS encoding NUDIX domain-containing protein yields the protein MSAVEHRYEVTGHREIWSGRIFSVVSDDVTMPGGGTAARDYVTHVGAVAVVALDDAGQVVLIRQYRHPVGRHLWELPAGLMDVRGEDLAAAAVRELAEEADLTAGTVDVLVDLHSSPGFTNEVVRVFLARDLADVPPDQRHDRRDEEADLQVVRVDLDEAVRMVLAGEITNASCVAGLLAAARARETGFTELRRPEAPLPR from the coding sequence GTGAGCGCCGTCGAGCACCGGTACGAGGTGACCGGCCACCGGGAGATCTGGTCCGGCCGGATCTTCTCGGTGGTCAGCGACGACGTCACCATGCCCGGTGGTGGCACCGCCGCCCGGGACTACGTCACGCACGTCGGCGCGGTGGCGGTGGTGGCGCTGGACGACGCCGGTCAGGTGGTGCTGATCCGGCAGTACCGGCACCCGGTGGGCCGGCACCTCTGGGAGCTGCCGGCCGGGCTGATGGACGTCCGCGGCGAGGACCTGGCCGCCGCCGCCGTTCGGGAGCTGGCGGAGGAGGCCGACCTCACCGCCGGCACCGTCGACGTCCTGGTCGACCTGCACAGCTCGCCGGGGTTCACCAACGAGGTGGTCCGGGTCTTCCTGGCCCGCGACCTCGCCGATGTGCCGCCCGACCAGCGGCACGACCGGCGCGACGAGGAGGCCGACCTGCAGGTGGTCCGGGTCGACCTCGACGAGGCGGTGCGGATGGTCCTGGCCGGGGAGATCACCAACGCCTCCTGCGTGGCCGGGCTGCTCGCCGCCGCCCGGGCCCGGGAGACCGGCTTCACGGAGCTGCGCCGCCCGGAGGCGCCGCTGCCCCGCTGA
- a CDS encoding pseudouridine synthase produces the protein MRRDDRAPKPDAPVYEGAERLQKVLAAAGVGSRRACEDLIFRRRVTVNGRVAQLGDKADPARDVIHVDGERLQADVRLVYVAMNKPRGVVTTMADEKGRTELADFIGARLEQRVYHVGRLDADSEGLLLLTNDGTLAHKLMHPSYEVLKTYLAEVAGPIPRNLGKRLTAGVELEDGPVKVDSFKVVGTLGKTAQVELTLHEGRKHIVRRLMAEVGHPVSRLIRTSIGPIKLGDLRTGRLRRLTNAEVAALFKAVGD, from the coding sequence ATGCGACGCGATGACCGTGCCCCGAAGCCCGACGCCCCCGTGTACGAGGGCGCCGAGCGCCTGCAGAAGGTGCTCGCCGCCGCCGGGGTGGGTTCGCGGCGCGCCTGCGAGGACCTGATCTTCCGGCGCCGGGTCACCGTCAACGGCCGCGTGGCCCAGCTCGGCGACAAGGCGGACCCGGCGCGCGACGTCATCCACGTCGACGGCGAGCGGCTCCAGGCCGACGTCCGCCTGGTCTACGTGGCGATGAACAAGCCGCGCGGGGTGGTCACCACCATGGCCGACGAGAAGGGCCGCACCGAGCTCGCCGACTTCATCGGCGCGCGGCTGGAGCAGCGGGTCTACCACGTCGGGCGGCTGGACGCCGACAGCGAGGGCCTGCTCCTGCTCACCAATGACGGCACCCTCGCCCACAAGCTCATGCACCCGTCGTACGAGGTGCTCAAGACCTACCTCGCCGAGGTGGCCGGGCCGATCCCGCGCAACCTGGGCAAGCGGCTGACGGCCGGCGTCGAGCTGGAGGACGGGCCGGTAAAGGTCGACTCCTTCAAAGTGGTGGGCACCCTGGGCAAAACCGCCCAGGTGGAGCTGACCCTGCACGAGGGGCGCAAGCACATCGTCCGGCGCCTGATGGCCGAGGTGGGACACCCGGTGTCCCGGCTGATCCGTACCTCGATCGGTCCGATCAAGCTCGGCGACCTGCGCACCGGGCGGCTGCGCCGGCTGACCAACGCGGAAGTCGCCGCCCTGTTCAAGGCGGTCGGTGACTGA
- the ald gene encoding alanine dehydrogenase gives MKVGIPREVKNHEYRVAITPAGVNEFTRHGHEVFVESGAGVGSSITDDEFAAAGAKILGTADEVWDAAELVLKVKEPIAEEYHRMREGQVLFTYLHLAASKECTDALLDRKVTGIAYETVELPDRSLPLLAPMSEVAGRLAPQVGAFYMMRTGGGRGVLPGGVSGVYAAKTVVIGAGVSGMNAAAIALGLQSEVLLLDKNVARLRQADAIYRGHLQTVASNAYEIERAVLDADLVIGAVLVPGAKAPKLISNELVSRMKPGSVLVDIAIDQGGCFEDSRPTTHADPVYKVHESIFYCVANMPGAVPNTSTHALTNVTLPYALELANRGWQEALRRDPALALGLNTHAGQVVYGPVAEAHGMGMLPLADVLA, from the coding sequence GTGAAGGTCGGAATCCCACGCGAGGTCAAGAACCACGAGTACCGCGTGGCGATCACGCCCGCGGGCGTCAACGAGTTCACCCGCCACGGCCATGAGGTCTTCGTCGAGTCCGGCGCGGGCGTGGGCTCCAGCATCACCGACGACGAGTTCGCCGCCGCCGGCGCGAAGATCCTGGGCACCGCCGACGAGGTCTGGGACGCCGCCGAGCTGGTGCTCAAGGTGAAGGAGCCCATCGCCGAGGAGTACCACCGGATGCGCGAGGGGCAGGTGCTCTTCACCTACCTGCACCTGGCGGCCTCCAAGGAGTGCACCGACGCGCTGCTCGACCGCAAGGTCACCGGCATCGCGTACGAGACCGTCGAGCTGCCCGACCGCTCGCTGCCGCTGCTCGCCCCGATGTCCGAGGTGGCCGGTCGGCTCGCCCCGCAGGTCGGCGCCTTCTACATGATGCGCACCGGCGGGGGACGGGGCGTGCTGCCCGGCGGCGTCTCCGGCGTGTACGCCGCCAAGACCGTGGTCATCGGCGCCGGCGTCTCCGGCATGAACGCCGCCGCCATCGCGCTCGGCCTGCAGTCCGAGGTGCTGCTGCTGGACAAGAACGTCGCCCGGCTGCGCCAGGCCGACGCCATCTACCGCGGTCACCTGCAGACCGTCGCCTCCAACGCGTACGAGATCGAGCGGGCCGTGCTGGACGCGGACCTGGTCATCGGCGCGGTGCTGGTGCCCGGCGCGAAGGCGCCGAAGCTCATCTCCAACGAGCTGGTCTCCCGGATGAAGCCGGGCAGCGTGCTCGTCGACATCGCCATCGACCAGGGCGGCTGCTTCGAGGACTCGCGCCCGACCACGCACGCCGACCCGGTCTACAAGGTGCACGAGTCGATCTTCTACTGCGTGGCGAACATGCCCGGCGCGGTGCCGAACACCAGCACCCACGCGCTGACCAACGTCACCCTGCCGTACGCCCTCGAGCTGGCCAACCGCGGCTGGCAGGAGGCGCTGCGCCGCGACCCGGCTTTGGCGCTGGGCCTGAACACCCACGCCGGCCAGGTCGTCTACGGCCCGGTCGCCGAGGCGCACGGCATGGGCATGCTGCCGCTGGCCGACGTGCTGGCCTGA
- the scpB gene encoding SMC-Scp complex subunit ScpB, whose product MAEGAAAPGESTETPVVEPSVTGGVGEPAETAPAVDEPVGPDASGAGEPIGAEALGGGELVGADASGADEPVGSATPGGASGVPGKRGRRAAPAPEPAPLLDDAELRGALEAILLVVDQPVSELTLAQVLEQSPERIGPMLDEIAAGYTAAGHGFELRRAAGGWRLYTRPEYATYVERFVLEGQTVRLTQAALETLAVIAYKQPVTRSRISAIRGVNCDGVIRTLVSRGLVEECGTEADSGAFLYRTTTMFLEKLGLNSVDDLPPLAPFLPDDVEELADATR is encoded by the coding sequence ATGGCGGAGGGCGCTGCGGCGCCGGGGGAGTCGACGGAGACGCCGGTCGTCGAGCCGAGCGTGACCGGCGGAGTGGGGGAGCCGGCCGAGACCGCCCCGGCCGTCGACGAGCCGGTCGGCCCTGACGCTTCGGGCGCCGGCGAGCCGATTGGCGCTGAGGCTCTGGGCGGCGGCGAGTTGGTTGGCGCCGACGCTTCTGGTGCCGATGAGCCGGTCGGCTCTGCGACGCCGGGCGGCGCGAGTGGCGTACCCGGGAAGCGGGGGCGGCGGGCGGCGCCGGCGCCGGAGCCCGCGCCGCTGCTCGACGACGCCGAGCTGCGCGGCGCCCTGGAGGCCATCCTGCTGGTGGTGGACCAGCCGGTCAGCGAGCTGACCCTGGCCCAAGTGCTGGAGCAGTCCCCGGAGCGGATCGGGCCGATGCTCGATGAGATCGCGGCCGGCTACACCGCCGCCGGGCACGGCTTCGAGCTGCGCCGGGCCGCGGGTGGCTGGCGTCTCTACACCCGCCCGGAATACGCGACCTACGTCGAGCGGTTCGTGCTGGAGGGCCAGACGGTCCGACTGACCCAGGCCGCGCTGGAGACCCTCGCGGTGATCGCCTACAAGCAGCCGGTGACCCGGTCGCGGATCTCCGCCATCCGGGGTGTCAACTGCGACGGCGTGATCCGTACCCTGGTCTCCCGGGGGCTGGTCGAGGAGTGCGGCACCGAAGCGGACAGCGGGGCGTTCCTCTACCGGACCACCACGATGTTCCTGGAGAAGCTGGGGCTGAACTCGGTGGACGACCTGCCGCCCCTGGCCCCCTTCCTCCCCGACGACGTAGAAGAGCTTGCCGATGCGACGCGATGA
- a CDS encoding ParA family protein has protein sequence MAGNEDRAETWTSELREQQATLGADLGPADPAAYTMRKPIPEPMPTDRHGPARIIAMANQKGGVGKTTTTINLGAALAEYGRKVLLVDFDPQGALSVGLGVNPHNLDLSVYNLLMQDDVTAEDVLIKTDVAGLHLLPANIDLSAAEIQLVNEVAREMALARVLRTVRKEYDFILIDCQPSLGLLAINALTVAHGVLIPLECEFFSLRGVALLLDTIDKVRERLNFDLELEGILATMYDSRTTHCRQVLQRVVEAFGDKVYQTVITKTVKFPESTVAGAPITTLDPASSGARNYRQLAREVIAAQAER, from the coding sequence ATGGCAGGCAACGAGGACCGTGCCGAGACCTGGACGTCGGAGCTCCGTGAGCAGCAGGCGACGCTCGGCGCCGACCTCGGTCCGGCCGACCCGGCCGCCTACACCATGCGCAAGCCGATCCCGGAGCCGATGCCGACCGACCGGCACGGCCCGGCCCGGATCATCGCGATGGCCAACCAGAAGGGTGGCGTCGGCAAGACCACGACCACCATCAACCTGGGCGCCGCGCTCGCCGAGTACGGCCGCAAGGTGCTGCTGGTCGACTTCGACCCGCAGGGGGCACTCTCGGTCGGCCTGGGCGTCAACCCGCACAACCTCGACCTGTCGGTCTACAACCTGCTCATGCAGGACGACGTCACCGCCGAGGACGTCCTGATCAAGACCGACGTCGCGGGGCTGCACCTGCTCCCCGCCAACATCGACCTCTCCGCCGCCGAGATCCAGTTGGTCAACGAGGTGGCCCGGGAGATGGCCCTGGCCCGGGTGCTCCGCACGGTCCGCAAGGAGTACGACTTCATCCTGATCGACTGCCAGCCCTCGCTGGGGCTGCTGGCGATCAACGCGCTGACCGTGGCGCACGGCGTGCTCATCCCGCTGGAGTGCGAGTTCTTCAGCCTGCGCGGGGTCGCGCTGCTGCTGGACACCATCGACAAGGTGCGCGAGCGGCTCAACTTCGACCTCGAGCTCGAGGGCATCCTCGCCACCATGTACGACAGCCGCACCACCCACTGCCGCCAGGTGCTCCAGCGGGTGGTGGAGGCGTTCGGCGACAAGGTCTACCAGACCGTGATCACCAAGACCGTGAAGTTCCCCGAGTCGACCGTGGCCGGCGCCCCGATCACCACCCTCGACCCGGCCTCCTCCGGCGCGCGCAACTACCGGCAGCTCGCCCGTGAGGTGATCGCGGCCCAGGCGGAGCGGTAG
- a CDS encoding ScpA family protein: protein MTAPPLDPLAPHGAGDAVAAAGLAAEVDGVVPAAPATVEETSGFTVRLDNFTGPFDLLLQLISKHKLDVTEVALHKVTDEFIAYLRAMGDQWDLDETSEFLLVAATLLDLKAARLLPAAEVEDEEDLALLEARDLLFARLLQYKAYKEAAAHLAELESVGGRRYPRAVTLEPRYAEALPDLVLGIGPERLLKLALRAMTPKPVPEVSIAHVHMVRVSVREHAEIISERLRRAGTASFSLLCADCEITLEVVARFLALLELYRQGLVAFVQEQALEELTVRWTGSADGGTELTIDEYAGSPEPATPPAGEPATTQE from the coding sequence GTGACCGCACCGCCCCTCGACCCCCTCGCGCCGCACGGCGCCGGTGACGCCGTGGCCGCCGCCGGGCTGGCCGCCGAGGTCGACGGCGTGGTGCCGGCCGCCCCGGCCACCGTCGAGGAGACCAGCGGCTTCACCGTCCGGCTGGACAACTTCACCGGCCCGTTCGACCTGCTGCTCCAGCTCATCAGCAAGCACAAGCTGGACGTCACCGAGGTGGCCCTGCACAAGGTCACCGACGAGTTCATCGCGTACCTGCGGGCCATGGGCGACCAGTGGGACCTGGACGAGACCAGCGAGTTCCTGCTGGTCGCCGCCACCCTGCTCGACCTCAAGGCGGCCCGGCTGCTGCCCGCCGCCGAGGTGGAGGACGAGGAGGACCTGGCCCTCCTGGAGGCCCGGGACCTGCTCTTCGCCCGACTGTTGCAGTACAAGGCGTACAAGGAGGCGGCGGCGCACCTCGCCGAGCTGGAGTCGGTCGGCGGCCGGCGCTATCCCCGGGCGGTCACCCTCGAACCCCGGTACGCCGAGGCGCTGCCCGACCTGGTGCTCGGCATCGGCCCGGAGCGGCTGCTCAAGCTCGCGCTCAGGGCGATGACCCCGAAGCCGGTTCCCGAGGTGTCCATCGCGCACGTGCACATGGTCCGGGTCAGCGTCCGCGAGCACGCCGAGATCATCTCCGAGCGGCTGCGCCGCGCCGGCACCGCCAGCTTCTCGCTGCTCTGCGCCGACTGCGAGATCACCCTGGAGGTGGTGGCCCGCTTCCTGGCGCTGCTGGAGCTCTACCGGCAGGGGCTGGTCGCCTTCGTCCAGGAGCAGGCGCTGGAGGAGCTGACCGTGCGCTGGACCGGCTCCGCCGACGGCGGCACCGAACTCACCATCGACGAGTACGCCGGCTCCCCGGAGCCGGCCACCCCGCCCGCCGGCGAACCGGCCACGACGCAGGAGTGA